A genomic window from Chitinophagaceae bacterium includes:
- a CDS encoding T9SS type A sorting domain-containing protein: MRKINLLLLIILRSSFAVAQITAPDIAWQKTIGGNGTDQLYAVIQTIDDGYLLGGYSSSGISGDKTEVCQGNNDYWAIKLDATGNMEWQNTIGGSAIDNLYNVIESTDGGYFLVGTSGSGISGDKTEAVQGLWEVKLDGTGSIAWQKSSSVLYFDKSSAIQTSDGGYLVGCTRIDWSDYDTDYFVVKLDASGNFQWQNTMVGGYTPDYLHAIVQSDDGGYLLCGSSSGGNGPDYYNDYLVVKLDASGNTQWENYIGGDSYDELYSVVKTADGGYLLGGYSYSGISGEKTEASQGSNDYWVVRLDAAGSIQWQNTIGGSGEDMLHAVVLTSDNGYLLGGTSASGISGDKTEASKGSSDYWVVKLDVSGNIEWQKTIGGDLLDDLNSLEQSTDGSYLLGGYSSSGISGDKTEVSKGGNDYWVVKLNASVVSSECQVPSAALTVNITGTTAKLKWQTTPGALSYKVRYKVAGTSEWTTTKCHNNNKALQALAAGTEYVWQVKSICEIDLVVSSEWSEKQFFTTDDLRLSEMADDEMKFSVYPNPISSSATVTFFLSKESNVTIEMMDVNGRSLRVITKKDFSAGNHEVIFNRESLVGGIYFLQLKTNEGVMRKKLILLH; encoded by the coding sequence ATGAGAAAAATTAATTTACTACTCCTGATTATTTTGAGAAGTTCATTTGCAGTTGCTCAAATCACAGCACCGGACATAGCATGGCAAAAAACCATTGGTGGCAATGGAACTGATCAACTGTACGCTGTTATTCAAACTATCGATGACGGTTACCTTCTTGGCGGTTACTCTTCATCCGGTATTTCCGGTGATAAAACGGAAGTCTGCCAGGGAAACAATGATTATTGGGCAATAAAGTTGGATGCCACAGGAAATATGGAGTGGCAAAATACCATTGGAGGTAGCGCCATTGATAATTTATATAATGTCATCGAATCAACAGACGGAGGATATTTTTTAGTTGGTACTTCAGGGTCAGGTATTTCAGGAGACAAAACTGAAGCGGTCCAGGGTCTTTGGGAAGTTAAGCTCGATGGTACAGGCAGCATAGCATGGCAAAAAAGCAGTAGCGTTCTATACTTTGATAAAAGTTCTGCAATTCAAACTTCGGATGGCGGTTACCTGGTTGGCTGCACTCGGATTGACTGGTCTGATTATGATACAGATTATTTCGTGGTGAAGCTGGATGCTTCGGGAAATTTTCAGTGGCAAAATACTATGGTAGGTGGCTATACTCCTGATTACCTGCATGCCATTGTTCAATCGGATGATGGCGGATATCTGCTGTGTGGATCCAGCTCAGGTGGTAACGGTCCAGACTACTATAACGACTATTTGGTAGTGAAGCTGGATGCTTCAGGTAATACGCAGTGGGAAAATTACATTGGCGGCGATTCTTATGATGAATTGTATTCTGTTGTCAAAACTGCAGACGGAGGTTACCTGCTCGGAGGATATTCCTATTCAGGTATTTCAGGCGAGAAAACCGAAGCGAGCCAGGGAAGCAATGACTATTGGGTGGTTAGACTGGATGCTGCAGGCAGTATTCAATGGCAAAACACAATTGGAGGAAGCGGAGAGGACATGCTGCATGCTGTTGTTCTAACCTCCGATAATGGTTATTTGCTTGGAGGAACTTCAGCATCAGGTATTTCAGGAGACAAAACTGAAGCAAGCAAGGGCAGTTCCGATTATTGGGTAGTGAAACTGGATGTTTCCGGTAACATAGAATGGCAAAAAACCATAGGGGGTGATTTATTGGATGACTTGAATTCTCTAGAACAATCAACTGATGGAAGTTATCTTTTGGGCGGTTATTCTTCTTCAGGCATTAGCGGTGATAAAACTGAAGTGAGTAAAGGCGGCAATGACTACTGGGTGGTGAAGCTGAATGCGTCTGTGGTATCCAGTGAATGCCAGGTGCCATCCGCTGCTTTAACAGTGAATATCACTGGCACTACCGCAAAACTAAAATGGCAAACCACCCCCGGAGCCCTCAGCTACAAAGTTCGGTACAAAGTCGCCGGCACTTCTGAATGGACAACTACTAAATGTCATAATAATAATAAAGCACTTCAAGCATTGGCAGCGGGCACTGAATACGTCTGGCAGGTGAAGTCGATTTGCGAAATTGATCTGGTTGTTTCTTCCGAATGGTCTGAAAAACAATTCTTCACTACCGATGATTTGCGATTATCCGAAATGGCCGATGACGAAATGAAGTTTTCGGTTTATCCCAATCCCATTTCCTCTTCTGCCACGGTAACGTTTTTCTTAAGTAAAGAATCAAATGTCACCATTGAAATGATGGATGTAAATGGAAGATCATTAAGAGTAATTACAAAAAAGGATTTTTCAGCAGGAAATCATGAAGTGATCTTTAATCGTGAATCATTGGTTGGAGGTATTTATTTCTTACAACTAAAAACCAATGAAGGAGTGATGAGGAAGAAACTGATCCTCCTTCACTAA
- a CDS encoding T9SS type A sorting domain-containing protein — protein sequence MKNIFTILIALTAVAFTSQAQNNWVQKSDLGFGSANVSELTPRSGAVGFSIGSKGYVGTGSATDGIKKDFWEFDPATNAWTQKADFGGAARFYAVGFSIGGKGYIGTGTDGYNYKKDFWEYDNATNSWTQKSDFGGTARDWAAGFSIGNKGYIGTGYAPDGYKMDFWEYDNMTNSWTQKSDFGGSGRLGAVGFSINSKGYIGTGSATDGIKKDFWEYNPSTNIWKKKSDFGGAARYGTVGFSIGSKGYIGTGIDPNYNYKKDFWEYDPATDAWIQKADFAGMARYLDVGFSIGSKGYIGAGFTYVDYNYSYAKDFWEFDPAVNTWIQKIDFVSIARIGAVGFSIGSKGYIGTGYTGEFFKDFWEYNTTTNAWTQNADFGGTARKFAVGFSVGNKGYIGTGYATDGYKRDFWEYNPATNTWAQKDDFGGAARDYAVGFSIASKGYIGTGHIYDYPFYTKDFWEYDPDADTWTQKGDFGGTGREGAVGFSIGSKGYIGTGYDGVGPTFHTKDFWGYDPSTNAWTQKPDFGGTARIGAVGFAIGSKGYIGTGDDDNYTNKNDFWEYDPSVNIWTHKDDFGGTGREGAVGFSVGSKGYIGTGSDPYFKKDFWEYTQDSLETLSLTSNIVQPNDLVLVSYSTVLTFNADNIFTAQLSDTSGSFSSPIDIGSLTSTTSGTIAAVIPASTPSGTAYRIRVVSSDPSIIGTDNGTNIKISFTDIWLQKADFEGLNIDIGFSIGSKGYIGGYKDFWEYDPSTNVWTQKADFGGTGAGVGFSIGSKGYIGSNGSKDFWEYNPGTNAWTQKADFGGTARWGAVGFSIGSKGYMGTGLDITGTYKNDFWEYDPATDVWTKRATLAAGERWLAVGFSIGSKGYIGTGYNEWGYYPYYHDQFYSDFYEYDPATNKWTGKASFGGTARQLAAGFSIGTKGYIGCGDYYYDYDEQNDYYYYYYKDFWEYDPNVNTWTEKAVYGGPAGKGVGLSIGSKGYICSGKDFWEYTPEMLVTCNVPTLLSTGNITATNANLKWQTVSGALSYKIRYKVAGTSEWNNTKSLEHHKTLNGLAANTEYAWQVKSFCEIDPVVSSEWSPKEFFTTAPLKLTDEESEPTFLEIYPNPFSASTTISFSIHQNSRIQIELLDIAGRKLRILLNENVTAGNYELNLNRDQLSAGIYFLRMKINAVLMVKKMVVE from the coding sequence ATGAAAAACATTTTCACAATCCTGATTGCACTCACAGCAGTTGCATTCACATCCCAAGCACAAAACAATTGGGTACAAAAAAGTGACCTCGGGTTTGGTAGCGCGAATGTATCTGAACTAACGCCCCGATCTGGAGCAGTGGGTTTCAGCATCGGCAGCAAAGGATATGTTGGTACCGGTTCTGCAACCGATGGCATTAAAAAAGATTTCTGGGAATTTGATCCTGCTACCAATGCCTGGACGCAGAAAGCCGATTTCGGAGGCGCGGCAAGATTTTATGCCGTAGGTTTTTCCATCGGAGGGAAAGGATATATCGGCACTGGTACAGATGGTTATAACTATAAAAAGGATTTCTGGGAATATGATAATGCTACCAATTCCTGGACACAAAAATCCGATTTCGGCGGCACAGCAAGAGATTGGGCAGCAGGATTTTCTATCGGCAATAAAGGATATATCGGTACAGGTTATGCACCAGATGGCTATAAAATGGATTTTTGGGAGTATGATAATATGACCAATTCCTGGACACAGAAATCCGATTTCGGGGGTAGCGGAAGATTGGGAGCTGTAGGTTTTTCCATCAACTCCAAAGGATATATTGGTACCGGTTCTGCAACCGATGGCATCAAAAAAGATTTCTGGGAATACAATCCTTCTACCAACATCTGGAAAAAGAAATCAGATTTCGGAGGAGCGGCCAGATATGGAACCGTAGGTTTTTCCATAGGCAGCAAAGGCTATATTGGGACTGGTATCGATCCTAATTATAACTATAAAAAGGATTTTTGGGAATATGATCCTGCGACCGATGCCTGGATACAGAAAGCCGATTTCGCGGGCATGGCAAGATACTTAGACGTAGGTTTTTCCATTGGCAGCAAAGGATATATTGGAGCTGGTTTTACCTATGTTGATTATAATTACAGTTATGCAAAGGATTTCTGGGAATTCGATCCTGCTGTAAATACCTGGATTCAAAAGATCGATTTCGTGAGTATAGCAAGAATTGGAGCTGTAGGTTTTTCTATTGGCAGCAAAGGTTATATTGGTACCGGTTATACGGGTGAATTTTTCAAGGATTTCTGGGAATACAATACTACTACCAATGCATGGACACAGAACGCAGATTTCGGGGGCACGGCAAGAAAATTTGCTGTAGGTTTTTCAGTTGGTAATAAAGGATACATCGGTACCGGTTATGCAACCGATGGCTATAAAAGGGATTTCTGGGAATACAATCCAGCTACAAATACCTGGGCACAGAAAGACGATTTCGGAGGCGCGGCAAGAGACTATGCCGTAGGTTTTTCCATCGCCAGCAAAGGATATATTGGCACCGGGCATATTTACGATTATCCTTTTTATACAAAAGATTTTTGGGAATACGACCCTGATGCTGATACCTGGACACAGAAAGGGGATTTCGGGGGCACGGGAAGAGAGGGCGCTGTCGGATTTTCCATCGGCAGCAAAGGGTATATCGGAACGGGGTATGATGGAGTTGGACCTACCTTCCATACAAAGGATTTTTGGGGATATGATCCTTCTACCAATGCGTGGACACAGAAACCTGATTTCGGGGGTACGGCAAGAATTGGAGCTGTTGGTTTTGCAATTGGTAGCAAAGGGTATATAGGGACCGGTGACGATGATAATTATACCAATAAAAACGATTTCTGGGAATACGATCCAAGCGTCAATATCTGGACACACAAAGATGATTTTGGGGGCACCGGAAGGGAGGGCGCCGTCGGTTTTTCCGTCGGAAGCAAAGGATATATCGGTACCGGAAGTGATCCCTATTTTAAAAAAGATTTCTGGGAATATACTCAAGATAGTCTTGAGACTTTATCGCTCACATCGAATATAGTGCAACCTAATGATTTAGTGCTTGTGAGTTATTCTACGGTATTAACCTTTAATGCTGACAACATTTTCACTGCGCAACTTTCTGATACAAGCGGAAGTTTTTCTTCGCCAATTGATATTGGTTCTCTCACTTCGACTACATCAGGGACAATAGCTGCTGTCATTCCTGCATCAACTCCGTCCGGAACTGCTTACCGCATTCGGGTGGTAAGTTCTGATCCATCAATTATAGGAACAGACAATGGAACAAACATTAAGATTAGTTTCACCGATATCTGGTTACAGAAAGCGGATTTCGAGGGGCTTAACATCGACATAGGTTTTTCCATCGGCAGTAAAGGATATATTGGCGGTTACAAAGATTTCTGGGAATATGATCCTTCTACAAATGTATGGACACAGAAAGCCGATTTCGGAGGCACTGGTGCTGGTGTAGGTTTCTCGATCGGTAGCAAAGGGTATATTGGTTCCAATGGTTCCAAAGATTTCTGGGAATATAATCCTGGTACAAATGCATGGACTCAGAAAGCTGACTTTGGAGGCACGGCAAGATGGGGAGCCGTAGGTTTTTCGATAGGCAGCAAAGGATATATGGGTACCGGCCTCGATATTACTGGTACTTATAAAAATGATTTCTGGGAATATGATCCTGCTACCGATGTCTGGACAAAGAGAGCCACTCTTGCAGCCGGGGAAAGATGGTTGGCCGTAGGTTTTTCTATCGGGAGCAAAGGATATATCGGGACCGGTTATAATGAATGGGGATATTATCCATATTACCATGATCAGTTTTACAGTGATTTCTATGAATATGATCCTGCTACTAATAAATGGACAGGGAAAGCTAGTTTCGGCGGCACAGCAAGACAGTTAGCGGCGGGTTTTTCTATTGGCACCAAAGGATATATTGGTTGTGGTGATTATTATTATGATTATGATGAGCAGAATGATTATTATTATTACTACTACAAGGATTTTTGGGAATATGATCCAAATGTAAATACCTGGACAGAAAAAGCGGTTTACGGGGGGCCGGCTGGAAAAGGCGTTGGTCTCTCTATAGGCAGCAAAGGATATATATGCAGTGGAAAGGATTTCTGGGAATATACACCTGAAATGCTGGTCACTTGTAATGTTCCAACATTGCTCTCAACGGGTAATATTACAGCCACTAATGCAAATCTAAAATGGCAGACAGTTAGTGGTGCACTAAGTTATAAGATCCGATACAAAGTAGCAGGCACTTCAGAATGGAACAATACCAAATCCCTCGAGCATCATAAAACATTAAACGGGTTAGCAGCCAACACCGAATATGCCTGGCAGGTGAAATCATTTTGCGAAATTGATCCGGTTGTTTCTTCCGAATGGTCACCCAAAGAATTTTTTACTACGGCTCCACTGAAACTTACAGATGAGGAATCAGAACCCACCTTCTTAGAAATTTATCCCAATCCCTTCTCCGCTTCCACCACCATTTCATTTTCAATACATCAGAATTCCAGAATACAAATTGAGCTGTTGGATATCGCTGGAAGAAAACTGCGAATACTGTTAAATGAAAATGTGACTGCCGGAAATTATGAATTGAATCTCAATCGTGATCAATTGAGTGCGGGAATTTATTTCTTACGGATGAAAATTAACGCAGTCCTGATGGTGAAAAAAATGGTGGTGGAATAA
- a CDS encoding DUF4907 domain-containing protein, with protein sequence MQPQILLKLVVVIFLQHLTTNLLFAQTPASPTQPNNSVANFPEASAYTNSNLTYIIIDAPNSTFCYDIYAEGKLMIHQTSAPGLPGNEGFKAREDAEKVAQLVIEKIRKGEMPPTISIDEMPVRK encoded by the coding sequence ATGCAACCACAAATCCTACTCAAACTTGTTGTCGTCATTTTTTTGCAACACCTCACCACCAATTTGCTTTTCGCACAAACACCAGCATCACCAACCCAACCAAATAACAGTGTTGCAAATTTTCCGGAGGCAAGTGCATACACGAATTCCAACCTCACTTACATAATCATCGATGCACCGAACAGCACCTTTTGCTATGATATATATGCAGAAGGAAAATTAATGATTCATCAAACGAGCGCCCCCGGTCTTCCGGGTAATGAAGGGTTTAAAGCAAGAGAAGATGCAGAGAAAGTAGCGCAACTGGTAATAGAGAAAATAAGAAAAGGTGAGATGCCACCGACAATTTCTATAGATGAAATGCCTGTACGCAAGTAG
- a CDS encoding response regulator transcription factor: protein MPNKLRKRKEEGNPNLKEYSSVPIFHHNHNDNSTRSDLMVVPSEDGGTLKSIRKMPLSNSAKRRNDFSMLPPTQQSEKHLTPYQINKDTFLLIFIADSEKGEFMSSILNSTIGFSCAGVFNDGYYLMERIEATKPQLLLIDVRLPDLYSVEAVKLIHRSYPKIKILLLADHDDDDIVFSAICGGASGYIFKNDSFENILEKLQAFKHGATLISYSILQKVMDLLHHQNAPHQLNEYKLTCRENEVISQMIEGASYKMIADHLGIAYDTVHNHVRNIYRKLKVNSMSEAVAKVLKNPR from the coding sequence ATGCCCAATAAATTAAGAAAGAGAAAGGAAGAAGGTAATCCAAATCTTAAGGAATACAGCAGTGTTCCCATCTTTCATCATAACCACAATGATAACTCAACACGTTCAGATTTAATGGTGGTTCCTTCAGAAGATGGCGGAACATTAAAATCAATTAGGAAAATGCCATTGTCAAATTCTGCAAAGCGAAGAAATGATTTTTCAATGCTTCCACCAACACAGCAGAGTGAGAAGCACTTAACACCTTATCAAATTAATAAAGACACCTTTTTACTCATCTTTATTGCTGATAGCGAGAAAGGTGAATTCATGTCTTCCATTTTAAATAGCACAATTGGATTTTCCTGTGCCGGTGTTTTTAATGATGGGTATTACCTTATGGAAAGAATTGAAGCTACAAAGCCACAACTATTACTGATAGATGTCAGATTGCCGGATTTATATAGTGTGGAAGCTGTTAAGTTGATACACCGTTCCTATCCTAAAATAAAAATTCTTCTGCTAGCAGATCACGATGACGATGACATCGTATTTTCTGCTATTTGCGGAGGCGCTTCCGGTTATATTTTTAAAAATGATTCCTTTGAAAATATTCTCGAAAAGTTACAGGCATTCAAGCATGGAGCAACACTCATATCATATTCTATCCTGCAAAAAGTGATGGATCTATTGCATCATCAAAACGCACCTCACCAATTAAATGAATACAAGTTAACCTGCCGTGAGAATGAAGTGATAAGCCAGATGATTGAAGGTGCATCATACAAAATGATCGCGGACCACTTAGGTATCGCTTATGATACTGTTCACAATCATGTAAGAAATATTTATAGAAAGCTAAAGGTTAATTCTATGAGCGAAGCGGTTGCTAAAGTGCTGAAAAATCCAAGATGA
- a CDS encoding response regulator transcription factor translates to MEDAPIKILLFDDNNRIRDSLEILFASHPEFEWLGGYQDATDASVLVETFEPDVVLMDIDMPGLSGIEATTIIKKNFPDQVILMLTTFDDEEKIFAAICAGASGYLLKTQSLVHLIAGVKEAHTGGAPMTPSIAVKVLNLIQQKNAPANPDAFNLTDREKEVLKHLVNGDPYKGIADKMQISYDTVHSHIKHIYKKLHVNSVSEAVSKALRERL, encoded by the coding sequence ATGGAAGATGCTCCAATTAAAATATTACTCTTTGACGATAACAATCGTATCCGCGATTCTCTGGAAATCCTTTTTGCTTCCCATCCTGAATTCGAATGGTTGGGAGGCTATCAGGATGCCACAGACGCCAGCGTACTGGTGGAAACATTTGAGCCGGATGTAGTACTGATGGATATCGATATGCCGGGACTGAGTGGTATTGAAGCAACCACTATTATTAAAAAGAATTTTCCTGATCAGGTGATTCTCATGCTCACCACCTTTGACGATGAAGAAAAGATATTCGCGGCGATTTGTGCCGGCGCTTCAGGTTATCTCCTGAAAACCCAGTCACTGGTACACCTGATTGCCGGAGTGAAGGAAGCGCATACCGGCGGCGCACCCATGACGCCCTCCATTGCAGTGAAAGTCCTGAATCTTATTCAACAGAAAAATGCGCCTGCTAACCCGGATGCATTCAATCTGACAGATCGGGAGAAAGAGGTGCTGAAGCATCTTGTTAATGGAGATCCCTACAAAGGCATCGCTGACAAAATGCAAATCAGCTACGATACCGTACATTCTCATATAAAGCACATTTATAAAAAACTTCACGTGAATTCTGTAAGTGAAGCGGTATCAAAAGCGCTGAGGGAAAGGTTATGA
- a CDS encoding ester cyclase, whose translation MNSEAVISKQEKNKRIAKEWHEADKSGDSNFNYHLYLDDDFSADFFGQKLNKTDYISQVKKDASEYSNNKIVVHEQIAEDDKVVSMMTWTAIHKTDTLGMPVKGKSIHIKGVSVDYFKNGKVVRHYPFFDTALLLRRQAVREKVYLRIARDLHDNIGSTLGSISYYSEMAQQFTGEKPSRLKMLLDKIDATSHELVEEMSDIVWAINPQNDNFESITNRMKKYAVDLCAARNIHFILDTKTISTTLRLSIDQRKNIFLIFKEAVYNAIKYSGCDSFSASISRSANALIVELYDNGKGFDLNQDAGYNGNGIRNMKKRAEEIGAEFFLLTESGKGTQIRFAVPMRQV comes from the coding sequence ATGAACTCTGAAGCCGTTATTTCTAAGCAGGAAAAAAACAAACGTATTGCCAAGGAGTGGCATGAAGCCGATAAGTCAGGAGATAGCAATTTCAATTATCATCTTTATTTAGATGATGATTTTTCAGCCGATTTTTTCGGTCAGAAATTGAACAAGACTGATTATATAAGTCAGGTAAAAAAAGATGCCTCTGAATACAGCAATAATAAGATTGTTGTACACGAACAAATTGCTGAGGATGATAAAGTAGTATCGATGATGACCTGGACGGCAATTCATAAAACGGATACACTTGGAATGCCGGTAAAAGGGAAATCTATACATATTAAAGGTGTTTCTGTCGACTATTTTAAAAATGGAAAAGTAGTACGGCACTATCCTTTTTTTGATACTGCATTATTACTGAGGCGGCAGGCGGTTCGTGAAAAAGTGTATTTACGCATTGCACGTGATCTTCATGATAACATTGGTTCCACCCTTGGCAGCATTTCCTATTATAGCGAAATGGCACAGCAATTCACAGGCGAAAAACCTTCAAGGCTAAAAATGTTATTGGATAAAATTGATGCCACATCACACGAACTGGTAGAAGAAATGAGTGATATCGTTTGGGCAATCAATCCACAGAATGACAATTTTGAGAGTATCACTAACAGGATGAAAAAGTATGCGGTTGATTTATGTGCAGCACGTAATATTCATTTTATACTGGACACGAAAACAATATCCACAACGCTAAGGCTTTCAATTGATCAGCGTAAAAATATCTTTCTCATTTTCAAAGAAGCAGTTTATAATGCAATTAAATATTCCGGTTGTGATAGTTTCAGCGCATCTATCAGCAGATCGGCTAATGCGCTTATTGTTGAATTGTACGATAATGGAAAAGGGTTTGATTTAAATCAAGACGCGGGTTATAATGGAAACGGAATCCGGAACATGAAAAAGCGGGCGGAGGAAATTGGTGCTGAATTTTTCCTGCTTACCGAATCAGGAAAAGGAACGCAGATTCGCTTTGCGGTGCCGATGAGGCAAGTTTGA
- a CDS encoding vanadium-dependent haloperoxidase gives MKKSLPVLMLLVALVAGSFYSCENGGTQSGSVYNEKSKPATEFNNSMAIIWGDLLLDQIRFQRVGPPPAARAMGYLGAAMYESVVHGIPDGHSLAGQLKGLDKLPVPDAGMEYDWPTVLNNCAYLVCDEGLSRYMGPNTVALVQLRDKMNHQCDSIVANADVSARSKQYGQDLANAFIDYMKTDQYDYTRENNIYESPSRAGDPAHPELWEPTDIDKTAFEPYFGGLRPLGLDTTQLCMMEPTIPYSSDSSSEFCKFCEKLYGIDTSFSEYDRITSLYWADCPVETYTPPGHWMKITKQQVRKNGYNLAQTCELYAYLGMAEYNAAISVWKIKYKVNLLRPKTYIAEMLKKPDWEPYLETPPFPEYPSGHSGFSGAASTVLTKYFGDNVEFTDSTNLVIGLYPRKFKSFNAAANEAAYSRMYGGIHYEAAILDGITVGSCVANNLLKSVTLGSGGAAVAKK, from the coding sequence ATGAAAAAATCCTTACCTGTACTGATGCTGCTTGTTGCATTGGTGGCCGGCAGTTTTTACAGTTGTGAAAACGGCGGTACCCAAAGCGGCAGCGTGTACAATGAAAAATCAAAACCCGCCACTGAATTCAATAACAGCATGGCTATTATCTGGGGTGATTTATTATTGGACCAAATCCGGTTTCAGCGTGTTGGCCCGCCACCTGCAGCACGTGCGATGGGTTATCTCGGAGCAGCAATGTATGAATCAGTGGTACATGGTATTCCGGATGGTCACTCATTAGCCGGTCAGTTAAAGGGACTCGATAAATTACCGGTGCCTGATGCGGGTATGGAATATGACTGGCCAACAGTTTTAAATAACTGTGCTTACTTAGTTTGTGATGAAGGGCTTTCCCGTTACATGGGTCCTAATACAGTAGCATTGGTGCAGCTTCGCGATAAAATGAATCATCAGTGTGATAGTATCGTTGCAAATGCTGATGTATCCGCACGATCCAAGCAATATGGACAAGATCTTGCCAATGCGTTTATTGATTACATGAAAACGGATCAGTATGATTATACGCGCGAAAACAATATTTATGAATCACCTTCACGGGCCGGAGATCCTGCGCATCCTGAATTATGGGAGCCAACCGATATTGACAAGACCGCTTTCGAACCTTACTTCGGCGGCTTGCGGCCATTAGGTTTGGATACAACGCAATTGTGCATGATGGAGCCTACTATTCCTTACAGTTCGGACTCGAGTTCAGAGTTTTGCAAGTTCTGCGAAAAATTGTATGGTATTGATACTTCATTTTCTGAGTACGACCGTATCACTTCATTGTACTGGGCTGATTGTCCTGTAGAAACCTACACTCCACCTGGTCACTGGATGAAAATCACCAAACAGCAAGTGAGAAAGAATGGTTATAACCTTGCTCAAACATGTGAGTTGTATGCTTACCTCGGCATGGCAGAATACAATGCAGCCATTTCTGTATGGAAGATCAAATACAAGGTTAACCTGTTACGTCCTAAAACCTACATAGCTGAAATGCTGAAAAAACCGGATTGGGAGCCCTATCTGGAAACACCTCCCTTCCCTGAATATCCATCAGGTCACTCAGGATTTTCCGGCGCGGCATCCACTGTTCTTACAAAATATTTCGGTGATAACGTTGAATTTACCGATAGTACCAATTTGGTAATTGGATTGTATCCGAGAAAATTTAAATCTTTTAATGCTGCTGCAAATGAGGCCGCGTATTCAAGGATGTATGGCGGTATTCACTACGAAGCTGCTATACTGGATGGCATAACTGTTGGAAGTTGTGTTGCCAATAACCTTTTGAAAAGTGTAACACTGGGAAGCGGTGGCGCTGCCGTAGCAAAAAAATAA